A single region of the Pelobates fuscus isolate aPelFus1 chromosome 4, aPelFus1.pri, whole genome shotgun sequence genome encodes:
- the USP14 gene encoding ubiquitin carboxyl-terminal hydrolase 14 isoform X3 — MPLYTVNVKWGKEKFDNVELNTDEPPMVFKAQLFALTGVQPDRQKVMVKGGTLKDDEWGNIKLKNGMSLLMMGSAEALPEEPAVRPVFVEDMTEEQLASAMELPCGLTNLGNTCYMNATVQCIRSVPELKEALKRYDRYAGTLRPSSEMASAQYITAALRDLFESMDKTSSSIPPIILLQFLHMAFPQFAEKGEQGQYLQQDANECWGQVMRMLQHKLEPIEGDADMETDSGAAAAVAAAATASKKKSFIDQFFGIEFETTMKCIESEEEDVTKSKEKQLQLSCFINQEVKYLFTGLKQRLQDEITKHSPSLQRDALYIKTSRISRLPAYLAIQMVRFFYKEKESVNAKVLKDVKFPLMLDIYELCTPELQEKMVPYRSKFKDLEDKVSGQLPKSKQVTQKEVKFEPFAFPDDVGSNNCGYYELQAVLTHQGRSSSSGHYVSWVKRNQDEWIKFDDDKVSIVSPEDILRLSGGGDWHIAYVLLYGPRQIEVQDAEIEQ, encoded by the exons taaATGTCAAATGGGGGAAGGAGAAATTTGACAATGTGGAGCTGAACACAGACGAGCCTCCTATGGTGTTCAAAGCCCAACTTTTTGCCTTGACTGGGGTGCAACCAGATAGACAGAAAGTCATGGTGAAAGGAGGGACTTTAAAG GATGATGAGTGGGGAAATATCAAATTGAAAAAT GGAATGAGTTTGTTGATGATGGGTTCCGCAGAGGCTCTCCCAGAAGAACCAGCAGTGAGGCCTGTCTTTGTAGAAGACATGACTGAGGAGCAGCTGGCTTCTGCT ATGGAACTACCTTGTGGATTAACTAACCTTGGGAACACTTGTTATATGAATGCTACTGTTCAGTGTATACGTTCTGTGCCTGAGCTAAAAGAAGCACTTAAGAGGTATGACAG ATATGCAGGTACATTGAGACCTTCAAGTGAAATGGCATCGGCTCAGTATATAACTGcag CACTTAGAGATTTGTTTGAGTCAATGGATAAAACCTCTTCCAGTATCCCGCCAATCATTCTCCTCCAGTTCCTTCACATGGCCTTTCCTCAGTTTGCAGAAAAGGGGGAACAGGGACAGTATCTTCAGCAG gaTGCAAATGAATGTTGGGGCCAGGTAATGAGGATGCTGCAGCATAAGCTAGAACCTATAGAAGGAGATGCTGATATGGAG ACTGATTCGGGAGCAGCGGCAGcagtagcagcagcagcaaccgcctcaaagaaaaaaagctttattgaccagTTTTTTGGGATAGAATTTGAGACAAC CATGAAATGTATTGAATCTGAAGAGGAGGATGTcacaaaaagtaaagaaaaacaacttcAGCTCAGCTGCTTTATCAACCAAGAAGTTAAATATCTGTTTACAGGACTCAAGCAG CGCCTTCAAGATGAAATCACCAAACATTCACCATCATTGCAAAGAGATGCTTTATACATCAAAACT tCTAGGATCAGTCGTTTACCTGCTTATCTGGCAATCCAGATGGTCCGATTCTTTTACAAAGAGAAGGAGTCTGTGAATGCCAAAGTTCTCAAG GATGTAAAGTTTCCCCTCATGCTGGATATATATGAATTGTGTACTCCGGAGCTCCAAGAAAAGATGGTCCCTTATCGGTCCAAGTTTAAAGACTTGGAAGATAAAGTATCTGGACAGCTACCAAAA TCAAAACAAGTGACACAAAAAGAAGTTAAGTTTGAACCATTTGCTTTTCCAGATG ATGTTGGTTCTAATAATTGCGGTTATTATGAGCTGCAGGCAGTTCTTACACATCAAGGAAGATCTAGTTCTTCAGGACACTATGTTTCTTGGGTTAAGAGAAATCAag ATGAGTGGATTAAATTTGATGACGACAAAGTAAGCATTGTGTCTCCTGAGGACATTCTGAGGCTATCTGGTGGTGGAGACTGGCACATAGCTTACGTTCTTCTCTACGGACCTCGACAAATTGAAGTCCAGGATGCGGAAATAGAACAATAA
- the USP14 gene encoding ubiquitin carboxyl-terminal hydrolase 14 isoform X4 produces MPLYTVNVKWGKEKFDNVELNTDEPPMVFKAQLFALTGVQPDRQKVMVKGGTLKDDEWGNIKLKNGMSLLMMGSAEALPEEPAVRPVFVEDMTEEQLASAMELPCGLTNLGNTCYMNATVQCIRSVPELKEALKRYAGTLRPSSEMASAQYITAALRDLFESMDKTSSSIPPIILLQFLHMAFPQFAEKGEQGQYLQQDANECWGQVMRMLQHKLEPIEGDADMETDSGAAAAVAAAATASKKKSFIDQFFGIEFETTMKCIESEEEDVTKSKEKQLQLSCFINQEVKYLFTGLKQRLQDEITKHSPSLQRDALYIKTSRISRLPAYLAIQMVRFFYKEKESVNAKVLKDVKFPLMLDIYELCTPELQEKMVPYRSKFKDLEDKVSGQLPKSKQVTQKEVKFEPFAFPDDVGSNNCGYYELQAVLTHQGRSSSSGHYVSWVKRNQDEWIKFDDDKVSIVSPEDILRLSGGGDWHIAYVLLYGPRQIEVQDAEIEQ; encoded by the exons taaATGTCAAATGGGGGAAGGAGAAATTTGACAATGTGGAGCTGAACACAGACGAGCCTCCTATGGTGTTCAAAGCCCAACTTTTTGCCTTGACTGGGGTGCAACCAGATAGACAGAAAGTCATGGTGAAAGGAGGGACTTTAAAG GATGATGAGTGGGGAAATATCAAATTGAAAAAT GGAATGAGTTTGTTGATGATGGGTTCCGCAGAGGCTCTCCCAGAAGAACCAGCAGTGAGGCCTGTCTTTGTAGAAGACATGACTGAGGAGCAGCTGGCTTCTGCT ATGGAACTACCTTGTGGATTAACTAACCTTGGGAACACTTGTTATATGAATGCTACTGTTCAGTGTATACGTTCTGTGCCTGAGCTAAAAGAAGCACTTAAGAG ATATGCAGGTACATTGAGACCTTCAAGTGAAATGGCATCGGCTCAGTATATAACTGcag CACTTAGAGATTTGTTTGAGTCAATGGATAAAACCTCTTCCAGTATCCCGCCAATCATTCTCCTCCAGTTCCTTCACATGGCCTTTCCTCAGTTTGCAGAAAAGGGGGAACAGGGACAGTATCTTCAGCAG gaTGCAAATGAATGTTGGGGCCAGGTAATGAGGATGCTGCAGCATAAGCTAGAACCTATAGAAGGAGATGCTGATATGGAG ACTGATTCGGGAGCAGCGGCAGcagtagcagcagcagcaaccgcctcaaagaaaaaaagctttattgaccagTTTTTTGGGATAGAATTTGAGACAAC CATGAAATGTATTGAATCTGAAGAGGAGGATGTcacaaaaagtaaagaaaaacaacttcAGCTCAGCTGCTTTATCAACCAAGAAGTTAAATATCTGTTTACAGGACTCAAGCAG CGCCTTCAAGATGAAATCACCAAACATTCACCATCATTGCAAAGAGATGCTTTATACATCAAAACT tCTAGGATCAGTCGTTTACCTGCTTATCTGGCAATCCAGATGGTCCGATTCTTTTACAAAGAGAAGGAGTCTGTGAATGCCAAAGTTCTCAAG GATGTAAAGTTTCCCCTCATGCTGGATATATATGAATTGTGTACTCCGGAGCTCCAAGAAAAGATGGTCCCTTATCGGTCCAAGTTTAAAGACTTGGAAGATAAAGTATCTGGACAGCTACCAAAA TCAAAACAAGTGACACAAAAAGAAGTTAAGTTTGAACCATTTGCTTTTCCAGATG ATGTTGGTTCTAATAATTGCGGTTATTATGAGCTGCAGGCAGTTCTTACACATCAAGGAAGATCTAGTTCTTCAGGACACTATGTTTCTTGGGTTAAGAGAAATCAag ATGAGTGGATTAAATTTGATGACGACAAAGTAAGCATTGTGTCTCCTGAGGACATTCTGAGGCTATCTGGTGGTGGAGACTGGCACATAGCTTACGTTCTTCTCTACGGACCTCGACAAATTGAAGTCCAGGATGCGGAAATAGAACAATAA